A region of the Anaerolineae bacterium genome:
GCAGATCCCCCTGGAAGGGGATCAGCACTTCCTGGCCGCGCAGATCCTCCCAGCTCTGGATGTTTTCATCCGCGCTGACCAGGTACAGGATGCCCCAGATGTACACGTTTGCGAGCTGGACGCCCAGCCCTTTGTTGTAGAGCGCCGCGGCCACATTCACCGGCAGGCCGGAGATGTGGGCCTGGCCGCTGGTGATGCGGGCGCGCATCTCATCCGCCGTCTTCCACAGCAGGAATTCGGAGCTATCGGCCAGGCCGGCGAAGGCGTTGTCATGCACCAGTTTGGCCAGCGCGATGGATGGGGGCGAGGCCGGCGCCTGGATGGCCAGCTTCTCCAGCTTCTTCCCCGCTGAACACCCCGGGAGCATGGACAGACCACTGCCGGCCAGCAGGGTTCCGCCGGCCGCCAGCCCCACTTGTTTCAGGAAACTGCGGCGAGAGATCATCGGGTTCCTCCTGAAGAAAAGATAGCTACGATGAGTGCTGAACGAGGTAGAATGAGAGGGTCGCCAATCGGGCGGCCAGATCTTCGTTGAACACCTTCACCCCTTCGGGGACGCGCAGGGATACTGGGGCGAAGTTCCAGATAAGGCGGATGCCGGTGGCGGACAGGCGCTCCGCGATGGATTGGGCCTGTGGGGCCGGCACGGCCAGGATGGCCATGCGCACGTCCTTCTGGCGGACGAACGTCTCCAGCTCCTCCAATGGGAGCACAGGGATACTGCCGATGCGCTGTCCGATTTTCGCGGGGTCGACGTCGAAAGCGGCGACAATCTGCAGGCGGTAGCGGGCGAAGCCCGG
Encoded here:
- a CDS encoding redox-sensing transcriptional repressor Rex, whose product is MAGSVLLPKPCLMRLPHYYRRLLQAMHEGQSIISSDELGEEAGVPAAQARKDLSYLGEFGRPGVGYDVYELAAHLEKVLGLNEPKKAILIGVGNLGRALASYPGFARYRLQIVAAFDVDPAKIGQRIGSIPVLPLEELETFVRQKDVRMAILAVPAPQAQSIAERLSATGIRLIWNFAPVSLRVPEGVKVFNEDLAARLATLSFYLVQHSS